The nucleotide window ACCAGGCTGTTGTCCTGTAGAAGATGCGCGCCACTTCCTTGCTCACCGGTACGCCATCCATGGTAAAGCGGCACTCGTCAGGAGTCCCCATCACGTCCACGACCATGAGGCGGCGGCGTTCATCGAAACCGAATTCCACTTTGCCGTCCTCGTGCACCAGTCCCATGCGTTGTGCCTCGGTCGTGATCATCTCGTTCAGGCGCAGGGCGGTGGTACGCAGCTCTGCAAGCTCCTCGTCACTCAGCCCTGCTATCTGCTGGGCCTCAGCCCAGGAGAGATAGCGGTCCGTTTTTTCGAGCTTGGTGGAAACATCGAGAATGGGCGCCTCCAGGACCTGCCCCGGCTGCGGCGGGTGAGTCAGGCCGAGCTCAGCTAATGTGAGGCTGCCCTGCTGCAGTCGCTTGAAAACGCTCGACCCCGGCGGGAGAGTATTGCGAAAGATGACCTCAAGGGGGAGGAGGAAATTGCACAGATGTGGGCCGTAGGCGGAATAGTCGTACACATGGCCTTTGAGCGTTGGGCGGACCACATTGAGCAGGGCCACCTCCATGGCCTTCGCCGGCGCCGAGAGCTCAGCCAGACGGAGTGTGCGCCCGTTCTCTACCAGCCCCCGATAGTGGGTGGCCATTCCCATCGCCTCGGCCTTTTCGAAGAAATAGGCGCCGATGAGGCACAGAGCCTCGCCTTTGTGCGC belongs to Calditrichota bacterium and includes:
- the purC gene encoding phosphoribosylaminoimidazolesuccinocarboxamide synthase, whose translation is MGSVKDLRVVTPPQGHQPGTGIFEFSDRYSVFDWGEMPDHIAHKGEALCLIGAYFFEKAEAMGMATHYRGLVENGRTLRLAELSAPAKAMEVALLNVVRPTLKGHVYDYSAYGPHLCNFLLPLEVIFRNTLPPGSSVFKRLQQGSLTLAELGLTHPPQPGQVLEAPILDVSTKLEKTDRYLSWAEAQQIAGLSDEELAELRTTALRLNEMITTEAQRMGLVHEDGKVEFGFDERRRLMVVDVMGTPDECRFTMDGVPVSKEVARIFYRTTAWFQEVDAAKKHDPVGWKAAVNADPPPLPPRLAELISFVYQGFCNELTGRQWFDCPPLSQTVAEIRSMLG